A section of the Streptomyces sp. SLBN-118 genome encodes:
- a CDS encoding metallopeptidase TldD-related protein codes for MSRTSKPHEIVERALELSTADGCVVIADEHSSANLRWAGNALTTNGVTRGRTLTVIATVDGSEGTASGVVSRSAVTADDLEPLVRAAEAAARGADPAEDAQPLVEGVPASPDFTDAPDETSSAVFADFAPALGEAFARARAGGRELYGFANHELTSTYLGTSTGLRLRHDQPNGTLELNAKSPDRSRSAWAGRSTRDFKDVDPALLDAELAGRLGWAERRIDLPAGRYETLLPPTAVADLLIYQLWSSTARDAAEGRTVFSKPGGGTRIGETLSPLPLTLRSNPNEAGLESAPFVVAHSSGDDASVFDNGLPLSATDWVRDGKLEHLVTTRHSAALTGLPVAPGAGNLILDGGGERSLDEMVSATARGLLLTCLWYIREVDPATLLLTGLTRDGVYLVENGEVVGEVNNFRFNESPVDLLSRTTEAGRSEKTLPREWGDWFTRAAMPALRIPDFNMSSVSQGV; via the coding sequence ATGAGCCGCACCAGCAAGCCGCACGAGATCGTCGAGCGGGCCCTCGAACTGTCCACCGCCGACGGTTGCGTCGTCATCGCCGACGAGCACTCCTCCGCCAATCTGCGCTGGGCGGGCAATGCCCTGACCACCAACGGCGTCACCCGCGGCCGCACCCTCACCGTCATCGCCACTGTCGACGGCTCCGAGGGCACCGCGTCCGGTGTCGTATCGCGCTCCGCCGTCACCGCCGACGACCTCGAACCGCTCGTACGAGCCGCCGAGGCCGCCGCGCGCGGGGCCGACCCCGCCGAGGACGCTCAGCCGCTCGTCGAAGGGGTCCCCGCGTCCCCCGACTTCACGGACGCGCCCGACGAGACATCGTCCGCCGTCTTCGCGGACTTCGCTCCGGCGCTGGGCGAGGCGTTCGCCCGCGCCCGGGCCGGAGGCCGTGAGCTGTACGGCTTCGCCAACCACGAGCTCACCTCCACCTACCTCGGCACGTCGACGGGGCTGCGGCTGCGCCACGACCAACCCAACGGCACCCTGGAGCTCAACGCCAAGTCCCCCGACCGCTCCCGTTCCGCCTGGGCGGGCCGCTCGACGCGGGACTTCAAGGACGTCGACCCCGCCCTGCTCGACGCGGAGCTCGCCGGCCGGCTCGGCTGGGCCGAGCGCCGGATCGACCTGCCGGCGGGCCGGTACGAGACGCTGCTGCCGCCCACGGCTGTGGCCGATCTGCTGATCTACCAGCTGTGGTCGTCGACGGCCCGGGACGCGGCCGAGGGCCGGACGGTCTTCTCCAAGCCGGGCGGCGGCACACGTATCGGGGAGACGCTCTCGCCGCTGCCGCTGACCCTGCGCAGCAACCCGAACGAAGCGGGTCTGGAGTCGGCACCGTTCGTGGTCGCACACTCCTCCGGCGACGACGCGTCGGTCTTCGACAACGGCCTGCCGCTGTCGGCGACGGACTGGGTACGCGACGGAAAACTGGAGCATCTGGTCACCACCCGGCACAGTGCGGCTCTGACCGGCCTGCCCGTCGCGCCCGGAGCGGGCAATCTGATCCTCGACGGCGGTGGCGAGCGCTCGCTGGACGAGATGGTCTCGGCGACCGCCCGCGGGCTGCTGCTGACCTGCCTCTGGTACATCCGCGAGGTCGACCCGGCGACGCTGCTGCTGACCGGGCTGACCAGGGACGGCGTGTACCTCGTCGAGAACGGCGAGGTGGTCGGCGAGGTGAACAACTTCCGTTTCAACGAGTCGCCCGTCGATCTGCTCTCGCGGACGACCGAGGCGGGACGCAGCGAGAAGACACTGCCGCGTGAGTGGGGCGACTGGTTCACGCGGGCCGCGATGCCCGCGCTGCGCATCCCTGATTTCAATATGAGTTCGGTCAGCCAGGGCGTATAA
- the fabI gene encoding enoyl-ACP reductase FabI — MSGILAGKRILITGVLMESSIAFHTAKLAQEQGAEVILTAFPRPTLTERIAKKLPRPAKVIELDVTNSEHLNRLADLVREELGSLDGVVHSIGFAPQDALGGNFLNTPFESVSTAMHVSAFSLKSLTMACLPLMQEGGSVVGLTFDAQFAWPQYDWMGPAKAALEATSRYLARDLGKQNIRCNLISAGPIGSMAAKSIPGFSELADVWNHRSPLEWNMADPEPTGRGVVALLSDWFPKTTGEIVHVDGGVHMMGA, encoded by the coding sequence ATGAGTGGAATCCTCGCCGGCAAGCGCATCCTGATCACCGGTGTGCTGATGGAGTCCTCCATCGCCTTCCACACCGCGAAGCTGGCACAGGAGCAGGGCGCCGAGGTCATCCTCACCGCCTTCCCCCGGCCCACGCTGACCGAGCGCATCGCCAAGAAGCTGCCCAGGCCCGCCAAGGTCATCGAGCTGGATGTGACCAACAGCGAGCACCTGAACCGGCTCGCCGACCTGGTCCGTGAGGAGCTCGGCAGCCTCGACGGTGTCGTCCACTCCATCGGCTTCGCCCCGCAGGACGCCCTCGGCGGCAACTTCCTCAACACCCCGTTCGAGTCGGTCTCGACCGCGATGCACGTCTCGGCGTTCTCGCTGAAGTCGCTGACAATGGCCTGCCTGCCGCTGATGCAGGAGGGCGGTTCGGTCGTCGGTCTCACCTTCGACGCACAGTTCGCCTGGCCGCAGTACGACTGGATGGGGCCCGCGAAGGCGGCGCTGGAGGCCACCTCCCGCTACCTCGCCCGTGACCTGGGCAAGCAGAACATCCGCTGCAACCTGATCTCGGCCGGACCCATCGGCTCCATGGCCGCCAAGTCCATCCCGGGCTTCTCGGAGCTCGCGGACGTGTGGAACCACCGCTCCCCGCTGGAGTGGAACATGGCGGACCCGGAGCCGACCGGCCGCGGAGTCGTCGCCCTGCTCTCGGACTGGTTCCCGAAGACCACCGGCGAGATCGTCCACGTGGACGGCGGCGTGCACATGATGGGCGCGTAG
- the fabG gene encoding 3-oxoacyl-[acyl-carrier-protein] reductase, with protein MSRSVLVTGGNRGIGLAIARAFAEAGDKVAITYRSGEPPAGFLAVKCDITDSEQVEQAYKEIEEKHGPVEVLVANAGVTKDQLLMRMSEEDFTSVLDTNLTGTFRVVKRANRGMLRAKKGRVVLVSSVVGLLGSAGQANYAASKAGLVGFARSLARELGSRNITFNVVAPGFVDTDMTKVLNDEQRAGIVSQVPLGRYAQPEEIAATVRFLASDDASYITGAVIPVDGGLGMGH; from the coding sequence TTGAGCCGCTCGGTTCTCGTCACCGGAGGAAACCGGGGCATCGGCCTCGCCATCGCCCGCGCGTTCGCCGAGGCCGGCGACAAGGTCGCGATCACCTACCGCTCGGGGGAGCCGCCGGCCGGCTTCCTGGCCGTCAAGTGCGACATCACCGACTCCGAGCAGGTGGAGCAGGCCTACAAGGAGATCGAGGAGAAGCACGGGCCTGTCGAGGTGCTGGTGGCGAACGCCGGTGTCACCAAGGACCAGCTTCTGATGCGGATGTCCGAGGAGGACTTCACCTCCGTCCTCGACACCAACCTCACCGGCACCTTCCGGGTCGTCAAGCGCGCCAACCGTGGCATGCTGCGCGCCAAGAAGGGCCGCGTCGTGCTGGTCTCCTCCGTGGTCGGGCTGCTGGGCTCGGCGGGACAGGCCAACTACGCCGCCTCCAAGGCGGGTCTCGTCGGCTTCGCCCGCTCGCTGGCCCGCGAACTCGGTTCGCGGAACATCACCTTCAACGTCGTCGCACCCGGTTTTGTCGACACCGACATGACCAAGGTGCTCAACGACGAGCAGCGCGCGGGCATCGTCTCGCAGGTGCCGCTCGGCCGTTACGCGCAGCCGGAGGAGATCGCCGCCACGGTGCGCTTCCTCGCCTCCGACGACGCCTCGTACATCACTGGAGCCGTCATCCCTGTTGACGGCGGATTGGGCATGGGTCACTGA
- a CDS encoding TldD/PmbA family protein gives MPHSIDEAFTALPLRALADAALARARALGAEHADFRFERVRSAAWRLRDAKPAGSSDTTDLGYAVRVVHGGAWGFASGVDMTMDAAAKVAGQAVAMAKLSAKVIAAAGSDERVELAEEPVHADRTWISSYEINPFEVPDEDKTALLTEWSTRLLRAEGVAHVDATLLTVQENKFYADTAGTVTTQQRVRLHPALTAVAVDETTGEFDSMRTIAPPVGRGWEYLTGTGWDWDAELEQIPGLLAEKMRAPSVEAGRYDLVVDPSNLWLTIHESIGHATELDRALGYEAAYAGTSFATFDKLGKLAYGSSVMNVTGDRTAEHGLATIGYDDEGVEAQSWDLVKDGTLVGYQLDRRIAKLTGLGRSNGCAFADSPGHVPVQRMANVSLQPDPGGLSTEDLIGGVERGIYVVGDRSWSIDMQRYNFQFTGQRFFRIENGKLAGQLRDVAYQATTTDFWGSMEKVGGPQTYVLGGAFNCGKAQPGQVAAVSHGCPSALFRGVNILNTTQEAGR, from the coding sequence GTGCCTCATTCCATCGACGAAGCCTTCACGGCGCTGCCGCTGCGGGCCCTCGCCGACGCGGCACTCGCCCGGGCGCGTGCGCTCGGCGCCGAGCACGCCGACTTCCGCTTCGAGCGCGTACGCAGTGCGGCGTGGCGGCTGCGCGACGCCAAGCCCGCCGGCTCGTCCGACACCACCGACCTCGGTTACGCGGTGCGGGTCGTGCACGGCGGCGCCTGGGGGTTCGCCTCCGGAGTCGACATGACCATGGACGCGGCCGCCAAGGTCGCGGGCCAGGCGGTCGCGATGGCCAAGCTGTCGGCGAAGGTGATCGCCGCGGCCGGCTCCGACGAGAGGGTGGAGCTGGCCGAGGAGCCGGTGCATGCGGACCGCACCTGGATCTCCTCGTACGAGATCAACCCCTTCGAGGTACCCGACGAGGACAAGACCGCGCTGCTCACCGAGTGGAGCACGCGTCTGCTTCGGGCGGAAGGCGTGGCGCACGTGGACGCGACGCTGCTCACCGTGCAGGAGAACAAGTTCTACGCGGACACGGCGGGAACCGTCACCACCCAGCAGCGGGTGCGGCTGCATCCGGCGCTCACGGCCGTCGCGGTCGACGAGACGACGGGCGAGTTCGACTCGATGCGCACGATCGCCCCGCCGGTGGGCCGCGGCTGGGAGTATCTGACCGGCACGGGCTGGGACTGGGACGCCGAGCTGGAGCAGATCCCGGGGCTGCTCGCCGAGAAGATGCGTGCGCCGAGCGTCGAGGCCGGGCGCTACGACCTGGTGGTCGACCCGTCGAATCTCTGGCTGACCATCCATGAGTCGATCGGCCACGCCACCGAGCTGGACCGGGCGCTGGGGTACGAAGCGGCGTACGCGGGGACGTCCTTCGCCACCTTCGACAAGCTGGGGAAGCTGGCCTACGGCTCCTCGGTGATGAATGTGACCGGCGACCGGACCGCCGAGCACGGGCTCGCGACCATCGGCTACGACGACGAGGGCGTCGAGGCGCAGTCGTGGGACCTGGTCAAGGACGGGACGCTGGTGGGCTACCAGCTGGACCGGCGGATCGCGAAGCTGACGGGCCTCGGCCGCTCCAACGGCTGCGCGTTCGCGGACTCCCCCGGCCATGTGCCGGTACAGCGGATGGCGAACGTGTCGTTGCAGCCGGATCCGGGCGGACTGTCCACGGAGGATCTGATCGGCGGCGTGGAACGCGGGATCTACGTGGTCGGCGACCGGTCGTGGTCGATCGACATGCAGCGCTACAACTTCCAGTTCACCGGGCAGCGATTCTTCCGTATCGAGAACGGGAAGCTGGCGGGCCAGCTGCGCGATGTCGCCTACCAGGCGACGACGACCGACTTCTGGGGCTCGATGGAGAAGGTGGGCGGCCCGCAGACCTATGTCCTGGGCGGCGCCTTCAACTGCGGCAAGGCCCAGCCGGGCCAGGTCGCCGCGGTCTCCCACGGCTGCCCGTCCGCGCTGTTCCGCGGCGTGAACATTCTGAACACGACTCAGGAGGCCGGTCGATGA